In the genome of Manis javanica isolate MJ-LG chromosome 17, MJ_LKY, whole genome shotgun sequence, one region contains:
- the SLC7A6OS gene encoding probable RNA polymerase II nuclear localization protein SLC7A6OS, with protein sequence MEAGRSAVLRVRRKRSAEPAEALVLACKRLRSSAVESAAQRTPPEDLERAAENNVFQLVATVRSQEEPVQPFVRAALRPSGGSQLRIRRSLRASARDIRQEGRYRVVSKHRSSGIPLGVPESEDAPEKPEASEGAGFQLFDLVHEEGDSEANAGVSCKTSDPDVILCNSTELIRERLTVSEDGPRAGHQEEQKDDYVYDIYYLEMATPGWIENILSVQPYSQEWELVNDDQEPEDIYEDEDDENSENNWRNEYPEEENSDGEEVCRGSDEYSSLSEEERGNSKPRTWSKYPLDVQKEFGYDSPHDLDSD encoded by the exons ATGGAGGCCGGCAGGTCAGCTGTGCTCCGGGTGAGGCGGAAACGCAGCGCAGAGCCTGCTGAGGCTCTTGTCCTTGCTTGTAAGCGCCTCCGGAGCAGCGCAGTTGAGTCGGCGGCCCAAAGGACTCCCCCTGAGGACCTGGAGAGAGCAGCGGAGAATAATGTCTTCCAGTTGGTGGCCACCGTGCGCTCCCAG GAGGAACCAGTCCAGCCGTTCGTGCGGGCCGCCCTGCGACCCTCCGGGGGCAGCCAGCTGCGTATCCGCCGCAGCCTCCGCGCTTCTGCTCGGGATATCCGGCAGGAGGGCCGCTACAGAGTGGTCTCTAAGCACCGATCCTCGGGGATTCCCTTGGGTGTCCCGGAGTCCGAAGACGCTCCGGAAAAACCAGAAGCCTCCGAGGGTGCAGGCTTCCAGCTGTTCGACCTGGTCCACGAGGAAGGAGACTCAGAGGCCAACGCCGGGGTCTCCTGCAAA ACATCTGACCCAGATGTGATCCTCTGCAATTCCACAGAGCTGATCCGTGAGCGGTTGACTGTATCCGAGGATGGACCAAGAGCTGGGCACCAGGAGGAACAGAAGGATGACTATGTATATGACATTTACTACTTAGAGATGGCCACTCCAGGATGGATTGAGAATATCCTCTCTGTGCAGCCCTACAGCCAGGAGTGGGAACTG GTGAATGATGACCAAGAACCAGAGGACATTTATGAAGATGAAGATGATGAGAACAGTGAAAATAATTGGCGCAATGAATACCCAGAGGAGGAGAACAGTGATGGAGAAGAAGTTTGCAGAG GCTCGGATGAATACAGCAGCCTCAGTGAAGAGGAAAGAGGCAATAGTAAACCACGTACATGGAGCAAATACCCTTTGGACGTGCAGAAGGAGTTTGGCTATGACAGCCCCCATGACCTGGATTCCGATTGA